A stretch of Anaeromyxobacter dehalogenans 2CP-1 DNA encodes these proteins:
- a CDS encoding (2Fe-2S)-binding protein, giving the protein MASLTLLVNDQKRTVDVAPETPLLWVLRDTLGLTGTKFGCGMSLCGACTVLLDGDAVRSCQTPVKDAVGHRITTIEGLAAGGSPLQAAWVEEEVPQCGYCQSGQIMSAAALLTRTPDPTDAQIDAAMDGVLCRCGTYQRIRRAIHRAARAKGGAR; this is encoded by the coding sequence ATGGCCAGCCTGACCCTGCTCGTGAACGACCAGAAGCGCACGGTGGACGTCGCGCCGGAGACGCCGCTGCTGTGGGTGCTCCGCGACACGCTCGGCCTCACCGGCACGAAGTTCGGCTGCGGCATGTCGCTCTGCGGCGCGTGCACGGTGCTGCTCGACGGCGACGCGGTGCGGAGCTGCCAGACGCCGGTGAAGGACGCCGTCGGGCACCGCATCACCACGATCGAAGGGCTCGCCGCCGGCGGCAGCCCGCTGCAGGCGGCGTGGGTGGAGGAGGAGGTCCCGCAGTGCGGGTACTGCCAGTCCGGGCAGATCATGTCCGCGGCGGCGCTCCTCACCAGGACCCCGGATCCCACCGACGCGCAGATCGACGCCGCCATGGACGGCGTGCTGTGCCGGTGCGGGACGTACCAGCGGATCCGCCGCGCCATCCACCGCGCGGCGCGGGCCAAGGGAGGTGCGCGATGA
- a CDS encoding xanthine dehydrogenase family protein molybdopterin-binding subunit, with product MSAGALGRRDFLKLSAGAGLWLAVSGPGRVLAAGQVAAAEGFRPSAWLHLAPDGTTTIFLGRSEMGQGTYTGMAVLVAEELEADWTKVKVVQGDADPKYGEMVTGGSRSVRSEFIPLRKAGAAAREVLLKAGARRLGVPVRACRAEGGAVVHAASGRRLGYGELAADAATLPVPANPRLKDPRRFKLIGKRVPRLDTPPKVRGEAVFGLDVRVSGMLHATVARPPVRGGKVKGFDAAAAANVPGVRKVVEVPSGIAVIADSTWAAIQGREALKATFEPGPNGALDGAAIARLLAEAKVDPVPSRSEGGDVEQALAGAAQRVQAVYELPLLAHATMEPMNCTAHVALGKAELWAPTQAPLWARAEVAKALGLAEAAVTVHVTFLGGGFGRRALPDFAVEAAHVSRAAGAPVQVTWTREDDLRHDFYRPPGRNELRAGLDAKGRLVAWHHVVRNPSIGQQLFGEARRRGDRPDTVEGAADVPYTARAVRVEHALPEIGVPLGWWRSVYSSQNAFAEEVFVDELARAAGQDPLAFRLANLPRDSRLRGVLRLAADRAGWGKAPPAGHALGLACHASFGSYVAQVAEVSVRNGRITVHRVVCAVDCGTALNPDSVEAQVEGSVVYGLSAALRGEITVKGGAVEQGNFDAYEPLRMSEMPRVEVHLVPSNAEPGGMGEPALPPIAPAVANAVFAATGERLRRLPLRPAGRAG from the coding sequence ATGAGCGCCGGGGCGCTGGGGCGAAGGGACTTCCTGAAGCTCTCGGCGGGCGCGGGGCTGTGGCTGGCCGTGTCCGGTCCGGGCCGCGTGCTGGCCGCGGGGCAGGTGGCGGCGGCGGAAGGCTTCAGGCCGTCGGCGTGGCTGCACCTCGCGCCGGACGGCACCACGACGATCTTCCTCGGCCGCTCGGAGATGGGGCAGGGGACCTACACCGGCATGGCGGTGCTGGTGGCGGAGGAGCTGGAGGCGGACTGGACCAAGGTGAAGGTCGTCCAGGGCGACGCCGACCCGAAGTACGGCGAGATGGTCACCGGCGGCTCGCGCTCGGTGCGCAGCGAGTTCATCCCGCTCCGCAAGGCCGGCGCCGCGGCGCGCGAGGTGCTGCTGAAGGCGGGCGCGAGGCGGCTCGGGGTCCCCGTGCGCGCCTGCCGGGCCGAGGGCGGCGCGGTGGTGCACGCCGCGAGCGGGCGGCGCCTCGGGTACGGCGAGCTGGCGGCCGACGCGGCGACGCTGCCGGTCCCGGCGAACCCGCGCCTGAAGGATCCGCGGCGGTTCAAGCTCATCGGCAAGCGCGTGCCGCGCCTCGACACGCCGCCCAAGGTTCGCGGCGAGGCGGTGTTCGGACTCGACGTGCGCGTCTCGGGCATGCTGCACGCCACGGTGGCGCGGCCGCCGGTGCGCGGCGGGAAGGTGAAGGGCTTCGACGCGGCCGCGGCCGCGAACGTGCCCGGCGTGCGCAAGGTGGTCGAGGTCCCGAGCGGCATCGCGGTGATCGCCGACTCGACCTGGGCCGCCATCCAGGGGCGCGAGGCGCTGAAGGCGACCTTCGAGCCGGGCCCGAACGGCGCGCTCGACGGCGCCGCCATCGCGCGCCTGCTCGCCGAGGCGAAGGTGGACCCGGTCCCGTCGCGCAGCGAGGGCGGGGACGTGGAGCAGGCGCTGGCGGGCGCGGCGCAGCGCGTGCAGGCCGTGTACGAGCTGCCGCTGCTCGCCCACGCCACCATGGAGCCGATGAACTGCACGGCCCACGTGGCCCTGGGGAAGGCGGAACTGTGGGCGCCGACCCAGGCGCCGCTCTGGGCCCGCGCCGAGGTGGCGAAGGCGCTCGGCCTCGCCGAGGCCGCGGTGACGGTGCACGTCACGTTCCTCGGCGGCGGCTTCGGCCGCCGGGCGCTGCCGGACTTCGCGGTCGAGGCGGCGCACGTGTCGCGGGCGGCGGGCGCGCCGGTCCAGGTCACCTGGACGCGCGAGGACGACCTGCGCCACGACTTCTACCGGCCGCCGGGGCGCAACGAGCTGCGGGCCGGCCTGGACGCGAAGGGGCGCCTGGTGGCGTGGCACCACGTGGTGCGCAACCCGTCCATCGGGCAGCAGCTGTTCGGCGAGGCGCGCCGCCGCGGCGACCGGCCGGACACGGTGGAGGGCGCGGCCGACGTGCCGTACACCGCCCGCGCCGTCCGCGTGGAGCACGCGCTGCCCGAGATCGGCGTGCCGCTCGGCTGGTGGCGCTCGGTGTACTCGTCGCAGAACGCGTTCGCGGAGGAGGTCTTCGTGGACGAGCTGGCGCGGGCCGCCGGCCAGGACCCGCTCGCGTTCCGCCTCGCCAACCTCCCGCGCGACAGCCGCCTGCGCGGCGTGCTGCGGCTGGCGGCCGACCGCGCCGGCTGGGGCAAGGCGCCGCCGGCCGGGCACGCGCTGGGCCTCGCTTGCCACGCGTCGTTCGGCAGCTACGTCGCCCAGGTCGCCGAGGTGTCGGTGCGAAACGGCCGGATCACCGTGCACCGGGTGGTGTGCGCGGTGGACTGCGGCACCGCCCTCAACCCGGACAGCGTCGAGGCGCAGGTGGAGGGCTCGGTGGTGTACGGGCTGTCGGCGGCGCTGCGTGGCGAGATCACCGTGAAGGGCGGCGCGGTGGAGCAGGGCAACTTCGACGCGTACGAGCCGCTCCGGATGAGCGAGATGCCGAGGGTCGAGGTGCACCTCGTCCCGAGCAACGCCGAGCCCGGCGGCATGGGCGAGCCCGCGCTCCCGCCCATCGCCCCGGCCGTCGCGAACGCGGTGTTCGCCGCCACCGGGGAGCGGCTGCGCAGGCTGCCGCTCCGGCCGGCGGGGCGCGCAGGGTAG